The Planococcus versutus genome contains a region encoding:
- a CDS encoding amidase: MTNDLAAQSIGELAPKLRDKQVSPVEVTSAVLANMDAYDENINAFIRMQKDEAMESARQAEQEIQSGNYRGFLHGIPMALKDIMYFKDEPATMGSEIHKNFVPTYDATVVSKLKMAGVTFHGKLNMHEYAWGATTTNPHYGACKNPWDLTKIPGGSSGGSGAAVAANMTIASLGTDTGGSIRIPAASCGIIGLKPTHGRISKYGCFPLAWSLDHIGPMTKTVFDAALLLEMLGGYDPKDPSSVDRPTQNYSGQLTEDVKGMVIGIEERYFFNNVDNRVNEAVQHALHQLEKLGARIEPVKIPSLAQAEFAELVTITTEASAIHHDNLIKQPEKFGEDVRFLLEVGELMSGVDYVQAQQIRRKLNLEFAAAFEKVDVLISPTLPFLPSAIGDSVVDINGKSLSFLDEVIRFTGPGNLTGLPALSIPCGVKDGLPVGLQIMGPAFQEEKVLNVAYAIEKLELMKGQKPDLIS, translated from the coding sequence ATGACGAACGATTTAGCCGCACAATCAATTGGAGAATTAGCACCCAAATTACGTGATAAACAAGTGTCACCCGTAGAAGTAACAAGCGCAGTATTGGCGAACATGGACGCGTATGATGAGAACATTAACGCTTTTATTCGCATGCAAAAAGACGAAGCAATGGAATCTGCAAGACAAGCAGAGCAAGAAATTCAAAGCGGAAATTACCGTGGCTTTTTACACGGCATTCCAATGGCGTTAAAAGACATCATGTATTTTAAAGACGAACCAGCAACTATGGGTTCGGAAATTCATAAAAACTTCGTTCCCACCTATGATGCTACGGTAGTTTCGAAACTGAAAATGGCAGGTGTGACATTTCATGGCAAGCTGAATATGCATGAATATGCGTGGGGAGCGACAACAACCAATCCGCATTACGGCGCTTGCAAAAACCCGTGGGACCTCACCAAAATTCCAGGTGGTTCGAGTGGTGGATCAGGTGCTGCAGTCGCTGCGAATATGACGATTGCGTCGCTTGGCACAGATACGGGTGGGTCGATTCGAATTCCAGCAGCGAGTTGTGGCATTATCGGACTAAAACCGACGCATGGCCGCATTAGTAAATACGGTTGTTTTCCACTCGCGTGGAGTCTCGATCACATTGGCCCCATGACCAAAACAGTTTTTGACGCTGCGTTATTGTTAGAAATGCTCGGCGGATACGATCCAAAAGATCCAAGTTCTGTCGACCGACCCACTCAAAACTATTCTGGTCAGTTAACTGAAGACGTGAAAGGCATGGTCATCGGTATTGAAGAACGTTATTTCTTTAATAATGTAGACAATCGCGTCAATGAAGCTGTACAACATGCGTTGCACCAATTAGAAAAACTAGGTGCACGGATTGAACCGGTTAAAATTCCATCTCTAGCACAAGCCGAATTTGCTGAACTCGTGACGATCACGACAGAAGCAAGTGCCATTCATCATGACAATCTCATAAAACAACCAGAGAAATTTGGAGAAGATGTTCGCTTTTTACTTGAAGTAGGCGAGTTGATGTCAGGTGTGGATTATGTACAAGCGCAACAAATTAGACGCAAATTAAATCTAGAGTTTGCAGCAGCTTTTGAAAAAGTAGATGTTTTAATTTCTCCGACATTGCCGTTTTTGCCTTCAGCTATAGGAGACAGCGTCGTTGATATTAACGGCAAATCGCTAAGCTTTTTAGATGAAGTGATTCGGTTCACAGGCCCTGGAAACTTGACGGGTCTACCTGCATTAAGCATTCCGTGCGGCGTTAAAGACGGCTTGCCAGTAGGTCTGCAAATTATGGGGCCTGCGTTCCAAGAAGAAAAAGTATTGAATGTTGCGTATGCAATAGAAAAGTTAGAACTTATGAAAGGGCAAAAACCTGATTTAATAAGTTGA
- a CDS encoding ABC transporter ATP-binding protein: MILELERVTRRRDEKLLLDGVDWQIQEGEHWVLYGLNGAGKTSLLNLINGYFFPTQGKATVLGMEFGKTYLAEKLRSQIGFVSALIQQKLPATDNAYEVVLSGAFASFGLHQETTAELDQKGIHILRELGCLEYANRHYHSLSQGEKQRVLIGRALMADPKLLILDEPTAGLDFIAREELLESIATIAKKAHSPTIIYVTHHIEEILPEFNKTLLLKAGRVFASGDTEKLVTSKQLTAFFELPVNVTWKEGRPLLSKIRSEKE; encoded by the coding sequence GTGATTTTAGAACTTGAAAGAGTTACGCGTAGAAGAGATGAAAAGCTGCTATTAGATGGTGTGGATTGGCAAATACAAGAAGGCGAGCATTGGGTGTTATACGGCTTGAACGGTGCTGGAAAAACGTCTCTGCTCAATTTAATCAATGGCTATTTTTTCCCAACACAAGGGAAAGCAACTGTACTCGGCATGGAATTTGGCAAAACGTATTTAGCAGAGAAATTGCGCAGTCAAATTGGGTTTGTGTCTGCATTAATTCAACAAAAATTGCCGGCTACTGACAATGCATATGAAGTGGTGTTGAGCGGTGCATTTGCGTCTTTCGGGTTGCATCAAGAAACAACCGCAGAGCTTGACCAAAAAGGGATCCACATTCTTCGTGAACTTGGGTGTTTGGAGTATGCGAATCGACATTACCATTCGCTGTCACAAGGTGAAAAGCAACGTGTATTGATTGGACGTGCGTTAATGGCAGACCCCAAACTGCTTATTCTCGATGAACCCACAGCGGGACTGGATTTTATTGCACGAGAAGAATTGCTCGAGTCGATCGCCACCATTGCCAAAAAGGCACACAGTCCCACAATCATTTACGTCACGCATCATATCGAAGAAATTTTACCGGAATTCAATAAAACCTTATTGTTGAAAGCGGGTCGCGTTTTCGCTTCTGGAGATACGGAAAAACTCGTTACTAGCAAACAGCTTACCGCATTTTTTGAACTTCCGGTAAATGTGACGTGGAAAGAGGGTCGTCCGTTACTATCAAAAATTAGAAGTGAAAAAGAATGA
- a CDS encoding DNA/RNA non-specific endonuclease, whose protein sequence is MVNSMEQIQQDALHRYLAFEKERKAEDQAVALQEKMITRSSIINQHDNLAVERIINKSDLFPIAYLQAGLDVSKAVCRIAIRGRTGQLEGYGTGFLVAPNLLLTNNHVLETAESAMYAVAEFNYQDDVDFMPLEVISFRLDPDLLFMTDKALDFTLVAIEPNNSNAVAISDFGYLPLLPKPGKILEGEYVSIIQHPNGGPKAITIRENEVKFISSDFVQYVSDTEPGSSGSPVFNDQWMVVALHHAGIPDPNDNKVWIANEGIRISSIIQYVGEKRSSLEKEASRKQVDQLLAVVMPGTMAPPMEVGVLDANWYADATGYDRVFLGSRFTVPLPTLSDTMMEDVAKTADGNVVLDYTHFSIAMSKSRRLAFFTAVNIDGNQLIDVKRSNDRWYFDPRIDQAYQLGNEFYKSNDIDRGHLVRRRDPNWGIDAVRANEHTFHFTNSSPQHKNFNQKVWLDLEDYLLDNARDYNMKVSLFTGPVFGDSDRVYRGAQIPNQFWKVAVMVKDGEKMSATAYLQTQEDLIGGDLEFVYGQFETYQVPITKIEKLTGLDFGELRQADPLAKGQVARVQKSGDLSL, encoded by the coding sequence GTGGTCAACAGTATGGAACAAATTCAACAAGATGCGCTGCACCGCTACTTGGCATTTGAAAAAGAACGCAAAGCAGAAGACCAAGCAGTGGCGTTACAAGAAAAAATGATAACGCGGTCGAGCATTATCAATCAACACGACAATTTAGCGGTTGAACGCATTATCAACAAAAGTGATTTGTTTCCTATCGCGTATTTGCAAGCTGGACTTGATGTCAGCAAAGCGGTATGCCGCATTGCCATTCGAGGACGCACGGGGCAACTCGAAGGCTATGGTACCGGGTTTCTTGTGGCTCCTAATTTGTTGCTGACAAACAATCATGTTTTAGAAACAGCAGAATCCGCGATGTACGCGGTAGCTGAATTTAATTACCAAGATGATGTCGATTTTATGCCACTTGAAGTGATTAGCTTCCGACTCGACCCTGATCTTTTGTTTATGACTGATAAAGCACTCGATTTCACGCTTGTTGCGATTGAACCCAATAACTCCAATGCGGTTGCCATTTCGGATTTTGGCTACTTGCCGTTACTTCCAAAACCGGGGAAAATTTTAGAAGGCGAGTATGTTAGCATCATCCAACACCCAAATGGTGGACCTAAAGCCATCACTATCCGTGAAAACGAAGTGAAATTCATATCATCTGATTTTGTTCAGTACGTTAGTGACACGGAACCCGGGTCATCGGGCTCACCCGTTTTCAATGATCAATGGATGGTTGTGGCGCTGCATCACGCCGGAATTCCAGATCCAAATGACAACAAGGTCTGGATTGCAAACGAAGGCATTCGCATCAGTTCGATCATTCAATACGTGGGTGAAAAACGGAGCAGCTTAGAAAAAGAAGCGTCGCGCAAGCAAGTAGATCAATTACTGGCAGTCGTTATGCCAGGGACGATGGCGCCGCCGATGGAAGTTGGCGTGTTGGATGCAAATTGGTATGCCGATGCAACGGGATATGACCGCGTCTTTTTAGGCAGTCGATTTACTGTGCCGTTGCCAACTTTAAGTGACACGATGATGGAAGATGTTGCGAAAACAGCAGACGGCAACGTCGTGCTGGATTACACTCATTTTTCGATTGCGATGAGCAAGTCGCGTCGTCTCGCTTTTTTCACGGCGGTCAACATCGATGGCAATCAGCTCATAGACGTTAAGCGCAGCAACGACCGTTGGTATTTTGATCCGCGTATTGACCAAGCCTACCAACTGGGGAACGAATTTTATAAATCAAATGATATTGATCGAGGGCATCTTGTGCGGCGCCGCGATCCAAACTGGGGCATCGATGCGGTAAGAGCCAATGAGCATACGTTCCATTTTACCAATAGTTCACCACAACATAAGAACTTCAATCAAAAAGTATGGCTTGATTTAGAAGATTATTTACTTGATAACGCGCGTGATTACAATATGAAAGTGTCTCTATTCACAGGGCCCGTATTCGGTGACAGTGATCGTGTTTACCGAGGTGCGCAAATTCCAAATCAGTTTTGGAAAGTAGCAGTCATGGTAAAAGATGGAGAGAAAATGTCAGCTACGGCTTACTTACAAACACAAGAAGATTTGATAGGTGGCGATTTGGAGTTTGTGTATGGCCAATTTGAAACGTATCAAGTGCCAATCACAAAAATTGAAAAGTTGACTGGGCTGGATTTTGGCGAACTAAGACAAGCCGATCCATTAGCAAAAGGACAAGTCGCGCGAGTTCAAAAATCAGGAGATCTTTCTTTATGA
- a CDS encoding aldo/keto reductase: MDFITLNNGLKMPQLGFGVWQVENDEATQVVAKALETGYTSIDTAMIYTNEIGVGRALKDAKVPREDLFITTKVWNTDQGYDNTLRAFDESLERLGLDYVDLYLIHWPTPEFDDYVDTYKALEKLYKDGRVKAIGVCNFEIEHLQRLLDECEVPPVLNQVECHPYLAQKSLKEFCAKHDIYVEAWSPLEQGGDVLKDPTVLKIAESKEKSPAQVVLRWHLQNNTIAIPKSVTPSRIEENFDVFDFELTEDEMESINALNKEKRNGPHPNEMNSR; this comes from the coding sequence ATGGATTTTATTACGTTGAATAATGGACTAAAAATGCCGCAGCTGGGCTTTGGCGTGTGGCAAGTGGAAAATGACGAGGCGACGCAAGTTGTTGCAAAAGCGCTGGAGACGGGTTATACGTCGATCGATACAGCGATGATTTACACAAATGAAATTGGTGTAGGACGTGCGTTGAAAGATGCAAAAGTGCCTCGCGAAGATTTGTTTATTACGACAAAAGTGTGGAATACGGACCAAGGGTATGACAATACGTTGCGGGCATTTGATGAAAGTCTTGAGCGTTTGGGTCTTGACTATGTGGATTTGTATTTGATTCATTGGCCGACCCCTGAATTTGATGACTATGTTGACACGTATAAAGCGTTAGAAAAACTGTACAAAGACGGTCGCGTAAAAGCGATTGGCGTTTGTAATTTTGAAATTGAACATTTGCAGCGTTTGCTAGACGAATGCGAGGTTCCACCTGTATTGAACCAAGTGGAATGCCATCCTTACTTGGCGCAAAAGAGCTTGAAGGAATTTTGTGCCAAGCATGATATTTACGTGGAAGCGTGGAGTCCGCTTGAACAAGGTGGAGACGTATTGAAAGATCCGACCGTTCTTAAAATTGCTGAGTCGAAAGAAAAGTCACCAGCTCAAGTTGTCTTGCGCTGGCATTTGCAAAACAACACAATTGCGATTCCAAAGTCGGTTACTCCGTCACGCATCGAAGAAAACTTTGATGTCTTCGATTTTGAGTTGACCGAAGACGAAATGGAATCCATCAACGCTTTAAATAAAGAAAAAAGAAACGGACCGCACCCGAATGAAATGAACTCGCGTTAA
- a CDS encoding DUF2512 family protein, giving the protein MRHLVALVVKFVLIAVVLSVILSLMFHVSIVNALLISLSLTPLSYVVGDLLIFLNAGSPRNQKTRNSIAVFVDFVMTFLFIWLIGWLLTGDNFAMVTPALISAVVLAGGEWFFHLFVDRYVVPNYNNLRAHQ; this is encoded by the coding sequence GTGAGACACCTTGTTGCACTTGTGGTTAAGTTTGTACTGATTGCTGTTGTTTTGTCCGTTATTCTAAGCTTGATGTTCCACGTATCCATTGTTAATGCGTTGCTGATCAGCTTGTCTTTAACTCCGTTGTCTTATGTAGTGGGCGACTTGCTGATTTTTTTAAATGCTGGCAGTCCCAGAAACCAAAAAACGCGCAACAGCATTGCCGTTTTTGTTGATTTTGTGATGACGTTCTTATTCATCTGGTTAATTGGCTGGTTGCTAACAGGTGACAATTTCGCGATGGTGACACCTGCATTAATTTCAGCCGTAGTGCTCGCGGGTGGCGAATGGTTCTTCCACCTATTTGTTGACCGGTATGTGGTGCCCAATTACAACAACTTGAGAGCACATCAATAA